The sequence GTACTGCTGATGGAGGAAATATACCAATCTCTTTTACGTGGATCATAGTCTTGTTTACCTGGATCGGGTGACTTCATCCAAGCTCCATTTTCATTTCCTAAGCTAATTACTTCAAGCTCTGGATGCTCTTTCATGAATAAGTCAATAAGTTGCCTAGTCGCAGGATTTTTGGCGTCTATGTCCCCTGATGTTATTTGCTGGGTAAGCTGTTGTACATTTCGAGCTGCCGAAGAAACTGTCTGATCAATGGTTATTCGCAATAACTCGACACTGGAACGAGTTGAATCCTGCATTTTCAGCTCTAGTTGCTTTTTGGAACTAGAATAGGAGAAGTAACTTACTAGGACGACTGGAATGATGAGCATGATCGAGAAGATGATCATCATTTGTTTCTGCAGTGATCGGGATGCTAGAGCTTGAGTTAAGCGTTTGAATTTGTTATTCATTGTTGGAATCCCCCTAGGATAGATGATAGATATACTTAATTTTAGTAATTCTCCCTGACTTCATTAATCGGATGGTATTCATTAACTTGTTAGTTTAATTTGCTTATTTCAAATGTTAAACTATAAAAATGAAAAAAATATATATAATAACCGCAATAAATATATAAGAGATATTCTTTGTCTTTTCAGGACAAACGTTTACTTAAGAAGTAACAAAATTAGAAATTGAGCTGGCCTCTATTGAGGATTACATTAGAAAAAGTAGAGGTTGATGGTATACTAGACTACTGGACGTATTTTGGACTTTAAGAACGAAAAGGTAAGGAGCGAATTTTTTTGAAGACACTCATTATTGCGGAAAAGCCGGATATGGGGCGGAATATCGCCGCCGCAATAGAACCGCAGGCCAAGAACTACCGTTCCTATCTCGAAGGGGAGCAATACATTATCACCTGGGCTATTGGACATCTGATCGGTTTGGCTGAGCCAGAAGCTTATGATGTTAAATACAAGAAGTGGAATATTAATGATCTGCCAATCATTCCCGAGACGTTCAAGCTGGTGCCTAATGCAAGGACAATAGACCAGCTTAAGGTCATCGGTGAGCTAGCCAAACGCAGTGATCTGCTGGTGAATTCTTGTGATGCGGGGAGAGAAGGGCAACATATCTTTTCACTCATTCAAAGGCATTTGCAGCTGGTCCAGCCCGTAAAGCGGCTGTGGATTTCCGATTTAACGCCGGAGACGATCCGCAAGGGGTTTCAGGAGCTGAAGGATGGAGCAGAGTACGAGAATCTCACGAAGGCTGCCAAAGCGCGTAGCGAAGCAGACTGGTTGATCGGAATGAATGGCTCACGTGCATTCACAACGAAGCATAATGTGCTGTTGTCGGTGGGTAGAGTGCAGACTCCGGTGCTTGCTCTGATCTATGACCGTCAGAAGATCATTGAGGCATTTTCATCACTGAAGTTTTTTGAAGTGGAGGGTCAGTTCACACAGAGTGATATTACCTATAAAGGTATGTGGCAGGGAGATCGGTTAACGGATGGAGCGAAAGCGGAGGCTGTGGCTGCCAAGGTTAAAGGCAAATCGGGTCGGATTGATTCCTATGAGGTCAAAGAGACTAAAGAATATCCGAACAAGCTCTATGATTTGACGCTGCTGCAGCGGGAGGCGAATGGCAAGTACGCTTTTTCCGCCAAAAAAACGCTTGATATCGCGCAGGCGCTCTATGAGAAGCATAAGGCCATCTCGTACCCGCGGACGAACTCCAACTATGTGACGGAAGCTAATATTCCGGAAATGCACAAAACACTTTCGGCGCTGCAGGGAACGGCCTATGACGAATGGGTGAAAGGCGCGAACCGGAATCTGGTCCATAAAGGCAATAAGTTCATCTGCAACCCTACGAAGGTTGAGGATCACCATGCTATCATGCCTACGAACCGTAAACCTTCAGGTTTAAGTGCAGATGAGCAAAAGTTGTACGATTTAATCGTGCGCCGCTTTCTGTCGCAGTTCTATCCAGCCGCAGAATATAAGGTGCATACCGTTATTACCAATGTAGAGGATGAGAAGTTCAAAACTACGGTGAAAGAATTGTTGAGCCTTGGCTGGAAAGTTATCTATGCCGACCAGAAGAAGGACAAAGTGAAGCCTGCTAAAGGGAAGTCGAAGGATGACGAAGAGGAAGAGGAAATAGAGGTCAACGAACCATTTTCCATCGCTCCGACTGCAGAAATCTTTTGTAGTGATGCTGTGGTCAAAGAGAAGGATACCCAACCTCCCAAACATTTTAACGAAGGCACCTTGCTAAAAGCGATGGAAAGTGCGGGCAAGCAGATTGAGGATGAAGAGCTACGGGATGCCATGAAGGATTCCGGTCTCGGCACACCAGCCACTCGTGCAGCTACGATTGAACGGCTCAAGAATGTCGGTTACATCGAAATGCAGGGCAAAAAGATCGCACTCACTCAAAAAGGCCGGATGGTTATTGAACTTATTCGTGGGGCTGGTATTGAGCTCCTGACCTCACCGGAAATGACCGGACAATGGGAACGCCGTTTGAATGAAATTTCTAGAGGAACTGCCTCAGATGGACAATTTATGGAGAATGTCAAAAGATTCGCCTCGATGATTGTAGACAAAGTCCGAGTGCAATCCCGCGCAGCCAAAACCTCCTTTGAGGGAGAAACACCCTCCACGAAACCCGTTGCTAAAGGTGGTAGCAGTACTGCCACACCGCGTAAAGCGGCCGATAAATCGGTAACGCCGCGAAAACGTAAAGTGGACGTGGAAGTTGGTACGACTGCGCCAGACCAAGGACCAACCATCATCGGCACTTGTCCACGCCCTGGCTGTGGCGGGATGATCTTTATGGGGCGCAAGGGTTACGGCTGCTCGCATTATAAAGAAGGTTGCAAGTTTGTAATTTGGAAAGAGAATCACGGGCGAATGCTTAGTGATACACAGGTTAAAGCGATAATTGAAAAAGGTCGTACGGGGAAACTTAAGCTCACTGGTGAAGATGGATCGCCATTTGAAGGCAAGCTTGTGCTGAATAATAGGGATACGGGTCAACTGATAGTTGAGTAATTATAAACAAGCGTAGTGACACAAAAAAGCAAGTCTCCAGTGTAGTGGAGACTTGCTTTTTACATGTGGGTTCATCACAAAAAAATTAATTTGCCGCCGCAGCCAGTTGGGCATCAATTGCCGCAGTCAGTCCCTCATAGGAGGAGTCCGGCAGTAGAACACCATTGACCATAAATTTAGGCGTGCCGTTGACGCCATAGGAACCAGCGATTTTGAAATCTTCTTTAACATCGTACATGTAAGTTTGGTTCTTGAGGTCTGTCTTGAATTGGTTATAATCAATGCCGTCAATATTATCTTTAACGAATTTTAGAATGAACTTCTGCGTTGCCCAAATTTTGCCCTCATCGCCCTGATTGGCGTACAGCTTGTGAACATACTCCCAGAACTTCTCATTGCTTTGTTTGTAAATGGCTTCACCCGCACTTGCGGCAAGATAGGAATCCCGATCAATAAAAGCGAAGTTCATGAAGAAGAACTCAACCTTACCGGTATCCACATAATCCTTAATGAAGGTATCCAGATATTGTGCGGTCCATTTTTTGCAGGCAGGACATTTGAAATCTGCGAATTCAATAATTTTCACCTTGGCCTCAGTGTTGCCCAGATGCGGTTGCTTCTCATATTTTAGCCCATCCACAACAATAGTGCCCTTTACATCCGTGTAGTTAGGTAAACTGTCCAGATCGGAAGAATCGCTGTCTTTGGTGGTAGTGAAGAAGACAAATGCTGCAATCAGGATAACTACAACGACTGCTGAAAGCATGAGTATTGAGTTCTTGTTGTTCGAAACTCCCTTGGAATTCCCATTCCAGTTCCCATTCTTATTTGCTTTCTTATTCATTTGCATTCCTCCTGCGCCATATGAAAACTACTCAAGTAGTATAAACATACTGGCGGCAGAAAGCCTATGTCATTTGTAACACTAAGTCTTGAAAACTTTATCCGTGATTTTTATTCTGCTGTTGAATGGCTGTACGTATAACAGGTGGAACTTCGTTGATGGAAGAAATGGTCAAAATAGCTTGCTGCATTTCGCGCTGTAGCTCAATCAGATTGTACAGCCATTCATTTTGCTGCTTTAAATATATGCTATTGATGCCAGCAGTCACCGCAGGCAGGATGTCCGTGCGTAAGGAGTTCCCGATCATCCAGGTCCGCTTACGGTCGAAACTGCGGGAGGATAGTATGCTTTCAAGCGATTCCACATTTTTATGCTTGCGGATATAGATACGGTCATCAAAATAAACGTCAAGCTTCATCTGCTCAATCTTGCGCTGCTGGATGGTATCGTCTCCACCGGTATATAAATACAAGTCATGACCGTCTTGTTTCAGAGTATCTAGTGTTTCGACCATGCCTGGATAGGCTTCAATTTCCTGATCGTAGACGCTAAGACCAAGCTTCATTAGTTGCTGTTCCTGAAAAGATTCTGTCGGACGTCCATATTTAGCGCAGAAATAACGGTAGGTGGCAATCAGGGATTTGGGGAAATTGTCGCTGGCCAGTCCACTTGCGCTGACCGTTTCAACATCAATTTCGGTCTGTTTGCTTCTGATCTCACTGGTGGTGGGTTCAAAATCCTGAAACCAGTCGGTCATCATTTCTAAATATTGCCCCAGAATGAGATCGAAATATTTGTTGCAATGGACTAAGGTGTCGTCCAGATCAAAGATTACTTGTTGTGTTAAATATTTCATGTGGCTCACTCCTCCAATCTATATCTCTAACGTTATTTAGTTATTATAAACGAATATAGGACTCTAAGAACATCTGGAGCTCTGAGGCTCCGTCTGGACGGATACTAAAGCGTTCGTTATATTCTCCCCGCACGTGGATGCGCAGTAGGCCGGCCACCCGCAGGATCATAAGGTGGTGCATCAGCATTTCCCTGGACTGGTTCAGATCGGACTGCATTTCCGATAGTGTTTTGGGTTCATGGGCGACATAACGCAGCAGCCGGAGTCGTGTCGGGTCTGATAGTGCTTTGGTCATACGCAGCAGCATAGTAGGGGGCTCATCCTCGTTATCCAAAGGTACATCTACAGGGTACTGAACCATCACTAATGTTTTGTAGAAGCAATAAGTATTGATCGGACGATTATGTACCGTGGGCAGCAGTACAATCGTCTGCAGATCCGGAATTTCTTCATAAATAACACCATTTGAGGCGTACTCGATTAGGGCCTCGGGGTCCATCTTGCTCTCAAGCATTTTTTTCTCAGAAGCATCAGCAATCAACAGCGGCAGAATCTTGTTCTCCACATGGCGGAAATATTGATCATGCCATAATCGCAGGAGTGGAATATAGCTGGATTTAATTCGGTTGCATTCTTCAAGTGTGAAGTTGGGAAGAAACGGCAAAGTCTGCTGATAGCAGTCTTCTAATGAGGCCGCATCTAATTCGTCTAGGAATTGCAGCACCTTTATAGCTGGACCCCGACTGTAAGTCCAAGCGTAAAGCACATCATAATCGTCAAAAGGCCACTCGGAAGCCTGCAGCAGTTCCGTTACTTTCTGAGGAGGAATTCGACTTTCCAGATCGCGTATCCAGTCTGGACCGAGATCCAGGTTCGACATCCATTTCTTGGTTACATATAACATGAAACTGTCCAGCAGTTCGTAGACCGGTGATACATCAATTTTTAATTCATAGTTCATGTAAGCTTGCACCCCCTGGGAAATCCGTCACTTCTATATATTATCTCTTGTTTTGAAGAAGGTTGTCCACTATAATGTTCCGTGTTTGCCAATTGCGTTACTTATTTATAACCATTGTAGATCATAGGGGGATTCATCCGTGTCAGATAGGCATTCAACATCAGTTCATCACAACAGCAAACGGAATTACATGATTCTTATTACCGTAATTATTGCTGCAGGACTCAGCCAAGGGCTGCTGCTTCCAGTGTTGTCCATTCTTTTGGAGCAAAAAGGGGTCACGTCATCCATCAACGGGCTGAATGCAGCAGCCTTATATATTGGCTCATTTGGCATGACTTTAGTAGCCGAGCGGACACTTGGTGCCATCGGCTTCAAAAAGCTAATTGCCGCCGGGCTTAGCTTGGTATTCGTTA comes from Paenibacillus sp. 19GGS1-52 and encodes:
- a CDS encoding type IA DNA topoisomerase encodes the protein MKTLIIAEKPDMGRNIAAAIEPQAKNYRSYLEGEQYIITWAIGHLIGLAEPEAYDVKYKKWNINDLPIIPETFKLVPNARTIDQLKVIGELAKRSDLLVNSCDAGREGQHIFSLIQRHLQLVQPVKRLWISDLTPETIRKGFQELKDGAEYENLTKAAKARSEADWLIGMNGSRAFTTKHNVLLSVGRVQTPVLALIYDRQKIIEAFSSLKFFEVEGQFTQSDITYKGMWQGDRLTDGAKAEAVAAKVKGKSGRIDSYEVKETKEYPNKLYDLTLLQREANGKYAFSAKKTLDIAQALYEKHKAISYPRTNSNYVTEANIPEMHKTLSALQGTAYDEWVKGANRNLVHKGNKFICNPTKVEDHHAIMPTNRKPSGLSADEQKLYDLIVRRFLSQFYPAAEYKVHTVITNVEDEKFKTTVKELLSLGWKVIYADQKKDKVKPAKGKSKDDEEEEEIEVNEPFSIAPTAEIFCSDAVVKEKDTQPPKHFNEGTLLKAMESAGKQIEDEELRDAMKDSGLGTPATRAATIERLKNVGYIEMQGKKIALTQKGRMVIELIRGAGIELLTSPEMTGQWERRLNEISRGTASDGQFMENVKRFASMIVDKVRVQSRAAKTSFEGETPSTKPVAKGGSSTATPRKAADKSVTPRKRKVDVEVGTTAPDQGPTIIGTCPRPGCGGMIFMGRKGYGCSHYKEGCKFVIWKENHGRMLSDTQVKAIIEKGRTGKLKLTGEDGSPFEGKLVLNNRDTGQLIVE
- a CDS encoding thioredoxin domain-containing protein encodes the protein MNKKANKNGNWNGNSKGVSNNKNSILMLSAVVVVILIAAFVFFTTTKDSDSSDLDSLPNYTDVKGTIVVDGLKYEKQPHLGNTEAKVKIIEFADFKCPACKKWTAQYLDTFIKDYVDTGKVEFFFMNFAFIDRDSYLAASAGEAIYKQSNEKFWEYVHKLYANQGDEGKIWATQKFILKFVKDNIDGIDYNQFKTDLKNQTYMYDVKEDFKIAGSYGVNGTPKFMVNGVLLPDSSYEGLTAAIDAQLAAAAN
- a CDS encoding HAD family hydrolase; amino-acid sequence: MKYLTQQVIFDLDDTLVHCNKYFDLILGQYLEMMTDWFQDFEPTTSEIRSKQTEIDVETVSASGLASDNFPKSLIATYRYFCAKYGRPTESFQEQQLMKLGLSVYDQEIEAYPGMVETLDTLKQDGHDLYLYTGGDDTIQQRKIEQMKLDVYFDDRIYIRKHKNVESLESILSSRSFDRKRTWMIGNSLRTDILPAVTAGINSIYLKQQNEWLYNLIELQREMQQAILTISSINEVPPVIRTAIQQQNKNHG
- a CDS encoding helix-turn-helix domain-containing protein, with amino-acid sequence MNYELKIDVSPVYELLDSFMLYVTKKWMSNLDLGPDWIRDLESRIPPQKVTELLQASEWPFDDYDVLYAWTYSRGPAIKVLQFLDELDAASLEDCYQQTLPFLPNFTLEECNRIKSSYIPLLRLWHDQYFRHVENKILPLLIADASEKKMLESKMDPEALIEYASNGVIYEEIPDLQTIVLLPTVHNRPINTYCFYKTLVMVQYPVDVPLDNEDEPPTMLLRMTKALSDPTRLRLLRYVAHEPKTLSEMQSDLNQSREMLMHHLMILRVAGLLRIHVRGEYNERFSIRPDGASELQMFLESYIRL